The genomic segment cccgggtccctggcatgaagatacgggggggggggtgcggggggggggggggggggggggaggggggggggtggggggtgggggggaggtggtgggggggggtgcggggggtggtggggggggtaggggggtggggggggtgtgggggtgggggggtggtggggggtgcgggggggtggttggggggggggtgggggggtgcgggggggggggggggtggggggtgtgcgggggtgggggggggagggtggtgggggggtggtggggggggtgcgggggagggtgggggggggtgcagggggtgtggtggggggcagtggggggggtggggtggggggtgggggtggggggtgggggggggtgggggggtggggggggggggtggggtggggggtgcgggggtggggggggagggtggtgggggggtgcggggggtggggggtgggggtggtgcggggtgggggggtggtgggggggtggtggggggtgcggggggggtggggggttggggggtggtggggggggtgcggggggggtggggggtggtgggggggggcggtgagggtggtgggggggggtggggggggggtgtgggtgcagtctcaggatacggggtcgCTCATTCCGGATGAGGTGAAatatcttcagccaaagggttgtgaatctatggaactctcggccccagaggattgtggatgctccgttgttgaatatatttaaggccggGATGGGCAGATCTTTGGTCTCTcaggggtatgggggtggggggggggggggggggggggggcgtgaaaatGGAGTCAAAGCCCAAATCAGCCGTGatagtattgaatggtggagcaggctcgatgggtcgaatgggctACTCCTCCTATTTTTTAATGTTATGTTTTATGACATTATATAAGCCAATTCCAGGCAAAAATTAAGCATGCTTGACACTAAAAATATATTAACAATGCATTAACATTATGCATTAATGCATTTTCTCTATTGCAGGAGACTAAGAagctggacattaaggggaacaATATCAACATGATTCCAAATGGAGCCTTCCTGCCTATTTCCTATCTTACTCACTTAAACTTACAGAAATGTAAGATTCACCATCTTGCAGAAGGTGCCTTTCGTGGTCTTGGTCAACTGACCTACCTGAACCTCGGCTTCAATAACATTGAATTCATCTACCAGGAGACCTTTGATGGCCTCATGTCCCTTCAACAACTCATCATTGACAACAACAGGATTGAGGAGATCAAACCGGGAGCTTTCAGCCAGCTGGGGTTCCTAAACTTCTTAAATCTGGAAAGCAATCTCCTGGTCTATTTGCCCCCCTTAGTCTTCCAGGGTCTCCAGCAAATCAAACACCTCCGCTTGTCCAAGAACCTGCTCAACATATTGCAGACGAGGCCTTGGCTGGACTCTGGACGCTAAAGAGACTGAGTTTGGATGACAATGAGCTCCAATATCTGCCAACGGAGGCCTTGTCCAGGCTGAAAAAAGTGGCCAGACTGGACCTCGGCCGGAATCCTATGACGTACCTTGGGGAAGAGTCCATCCGGGTGCATTCCCTGAAGCATCTGGCTTTGGACAACATGGCCCTCCAGGAAGTATCTCATTCCGCCTTCGTCCACAGCCCTCAGCTAACGGTTATCGACCTGCGTTACAACCAGCTGCAGGTCATGCAGCCCCCAGAGGGGGTTGAGTCCTTGAGGATGATCAACCTGACAGGGAACCCAATCCAGTGTAACTGCCTGATGAGGCCATTCCGGGAATGGATAGCCGGCCAGGCCAAGCCCAAGGCAGAGGTGTTCTGCGGCGGCCCAGCTGCGTTCCGAGGCGAGCGGTTGGATTCGCTGCGACTAGTTGATCTGAAGTGCATAAGCCACCCTTCAGACTATGAAGACGAGGAGGAGCTCAAGTTGGAGAACAAGCCAGACACAAATAATGAAGAAAACCTTCCATGCCCAGAGCACTGCGATTGCAAACATGATTTGCAGCACTCCAGCTGCGAAGGAAAAGGTCTACGCAAGATCCCAAAGGGTTTCCCCATCGATGCTCAACTGCTTGACTTGCGTTATAATGACTTCTATTTAGTGCCTAAAGGCGCCTTCCCAGATTTGAAAAAACTTGTTTCACTTCACATGCAGAAGTGCAGAATTCATGACATTCACGCCGGTGCCTTCCGGGGACTAAAGAAGCTAATTTACCTTTACCTCTCCGGGAACGAGATATCGCGCCTCGAGCCAGAGATCTTTGACGGATTGCCTGACCTGACGTATCTCTACTTGGACTACAACAGGTTGTCACTCATACCCAAGGGAGCCTTCAAGCTGCTGCCCAATCTCTTTGCCCTTCACTTAGAATACAACCCCATCCCCCGCCTGATCGACGACAATATGGAAGGGGCGGGGCAGATACGCTGGCTCTACCTGACGGGCAACAATATCACCTACATTTCCCCGACGGCCCTGCAGTCCGTCGGGGAACTTCAGAAGCTGTTCTTGGATGAGAACAAGCTGACGGCTGTCCCCACCATTGCCCTGACGGGAATGCCTGCTTTGGATGAGTTGAGACTGTCCAACAATCCCATCAAACAGATCGGCGACGGGGCCTTCCTCCCAGTGGCGGGGTCTCTCCAACACCTGTGGTTGGGTCACATGGGTCTGGAGAAGGTAAGATGTCGTTTCGAAGCCCGAACCTTCAGTGATAACTTCTCATGTGCCATCGTCTTCAacaccttctgaaaatccaaatatagtacatccactggctccccctcatctacCTTCCCAGTTGCACCATCAGAAATCTCTAAATAGATTTGTCAAACGTGATTTCCCTTATCAAAAGGCCATGTTGAATCTGCCTCGTCTTATTCTGATTCCCGAAATGCTCTGTAGTCATAAAATTCTGGCATTTTCCACACctatgtcaggctaactggcctactgCTCCCTGTTTTCCCCTCGCTCTCCTCTCCTGAGCAATAGTATTGCATTAGCTGCCTTCTAATCCACAGGGAGCATTCCGGAATCGGGAGAATTTTGGTTGATCAAAACCAATCCATCCAGTATCTTGGCAATGATCTGGTTGAAGGCCCAAGGGCTGGATTGTCTCGCCCGTCCCG from the Scyliorhinus canicula chromosome 23, sScyCan1.1, whole genome shotgun sequence genome contains:
- the LOC119956560 gene encoding LOW QUALITY PROTEIN: chondroadherin-like protein (The sequence of the model RefSeq protein was modified relative to this genomic sequence to represent the inferred CDS: inserted 1 base in 1 codon) is translated as MLSPCSSHWLLGAVFTTLMAGSLACPLYCICDNIQRVVTCIKKELTEVPITIPEETKKLDIKGNNINMIPNGAFLPISYLTHLNLQKCKIHHLAEGAFRGLGQLTYLNLGFNNIEFIYQETFDGLMSLQQLIIDNNRIEEIKPGAFSQLGFLNFLNLESNLLVYLPPLVFQGLQQIKHLRLSKNLLNXIADEALAGLWTLKRLSLDDNELQYLPTEALSRLKKVARLDLGRNPMTYLGEESIRVHSLKHLALDNMALQEVSHSAFVHSPQLTVIDLRYNQLQVMQPPEGVESLRMINLTGNPIQCNCLMRPFREWIAGQAKPKAEVFCGGPAAFRGERLDSLRLVDLKCISHPSDYEDEEELKLENKPDTNNEENLPCPEHCDCKHDLQHSSCEGKGLRKIPKGFPIDAQLLDLRYNDFYLVPKGAFPDLKKLVSLHMQKCRIHDIHAGAFRGLKKLIYLYLSGNEISRLEPEIFDGLPDLTYLYLDYNRLSLIPKGAFKLLPNLFALHLEYNPIPRLIDDNMEGAGQIRWLYLTGNNITYISPTALQSVGELQKLFLDENKLTAVPTIALTGMPALDELRLSNNPIKQIGDGAFLPVAGSLQHLWLGHMGLEKIFEGAFDGLGARLESLYLENNKLSYVPKLKKFTNLYIIDLSNNPWNCDCPLLHLRRWIENTNLKVTAVCDLPGNVTGLSVEDAPFKNCKGSLPEEAGRAVAKAGPESDRSQRRPKKKKKQGRKKTKNKVQ